The genomic window ATGGAGTTACGTATGGTGTAATGATAGGAATTGCATCGGCTTTGGTTACCGCTACAATCTATGCTGTTGATTTAAATCTATTTACAGCTTGGTGGATGGGAATACTAGGAATCGTAATAAGCCTTACAATTAGTATCATTCTACTTTCTAAAACTAAGAAAGATTTAAACGGTGTTTTTCCTTTTAAAGATGCTTTTACTACTTATTTTATAGCTGCAGTAATCGGTATTTTAATATCTACAACTTTCAACATTGTATTATTTAATGTAGTTGATCCAGGCGCAAAAGATACTTTGAGCGAAATCATGATCAAATATACTGTTGGTATGATGCAGAAATTTGGCACGCCTGCTTCAGCAATTAATGAAGCTGTTGCCAAAATGAAAGAAAGCAATCCGTATTCTACTTTTGAATTATTAAAAGGATCTGTTTTTGCTATGGTTGTAAGCGCAATTTTCGGATTAATTTTCGCAGCATTTTTTAAAAGCAAATCTACACAAGAATAAAAATATAAATGAATTTATCTATACTTATACCGCTTCTAAACGAGGAGGAATCACTTAAAGAACTCTACACTTGGATCATTAAAGTGATGCAGTCTAACAATTACTCTTATGAAATCATTTTTGTAGATGATGGTAGTACAGATAATTCTTGGCAGATTATTGAAGGTTTCTCTAACGAAAATCCAAATGTAAAAGGAATTCGTTTCATGAAAAACTTCGGGAAATCTCAGGCTTTACATGCTGGTTTTGCAAAAGCGAAGGGTGATGTTATCATTACCATGGATGCCGACTTGCAAGACAGTCCAGACGAAATTCCTGAATTGTACGAAATGATTACAGCTCAGAAATTCGATTTGGTTTCTGGCTGGAAAAAGAAACGTTACGATTCTGTTGTGGCAAAAAATCTTCCTTCAAAATTATTCAACTGGGCTGCCAGAAAAACTTCTGGCGTTGAATTGAATGATTTTAACTGCGGATTGAAAGCTTATAAAAATGTCGTGGTAAAAAACATTGAAGTTTCTGGCGAAATGCACCGCTATATTCCGGTTTTGGCTAAAAATGCTGGATTCGGAAAAATTGGCGAAAAAGTGGTTATTCACCAAGCTAGAAAATATGGTGAAACTAAATTCGGAATGGAACGTTTTATAAACGGTTTCCTAGATTTGATTACCATTTGGTTTTTATCAAGATTCGGAAAAAGACCAATGCACCTATTTGGCGCTATGGGTTCTTTAATGTTTATTATCGGATTTTTAGCAGCTGGATACATTGGGATTTCTAAACTATACCATATGTATACAGGAATGAAATACAGCTTGGTTACAAACAATCCATGGTTTTATATTGCTTTAACAACCATGATTCTTGGAACTCAGCTTTTTTTAGCAGGATTCCTAGGGGAAATTATTTTAAGAACAAAAAATAACGAAGCAAGATATAAAGTAGCACGAGAGGTTAATTTTTAAAAAAGCTTTTTCAACAATATTTTCATTAAGCTGTAAAAATATTACATAAAGCACATTTTACCCTCCATAACAAACTATTTTAAACAAACATAAAACGAAATCTAAAATGAATATCGCACCAAACATACTAAACGCAGTCAATGAATGGTTAACGCCAACATTTGACCAAGAAACACAAGCCGCAGTTAAAGAATTAATGACAACTTCTCCCAAAGAACTTGAAGAAAGTTTTTACAAAAACTTAGAATTCGGAACTGGAGGAATGCGTGGTGTTATGGGCGTTGGTGACAATAGAATCAATAAATACACGCTTGGAAAAAACACTCAGGGATTATCTGATTACCTGCACAAAGTTTTTCCAAACGAACCTTTAAAAGTAGTAATAGCTTACGATTGCCGTCATAACAGTAATACTTTAGCAAAAGTCGTAGCTGATGTTTTCTCAGCAAACGGAATTCAAGTTTACTTATTTTCTGATTTGAGACCAACTCCAGAATTGTCTTTTGCTCTTAAATATTTAAAATGCCAGTGCGGAATTGTTTTAACAGCTTCTCACAATCCACCAGAATATAACGGATACAAAGTATATTGGCAAGATGGAGGACAAATCGTTCCTCCACAAGACAAAGAAATTGTCAATGTGATTGAAAGTTTAGGTTATGACAAAATCAAATTTAACGCAAACGAAAATTTGATTCAGTACATCGATACCGAACTTGACAAAGCATTTATAAAATCATCTATCGAAAACGCAAGTTTTAATACTCCGGCTGAAGCCAAAGACAATCTTCACATTGTTTTTACTTCACTGCACGGAACTTCTATAAAATCTATTCCAGACGTTTTATCTCAGGCTGGATACAAAAATGTTCATATTGTTCCTGAACAAGCTGTGCCAGACGGAGATTTCCCTACAGTAAAATCGCCAAACCCAGAAGAACCAGAAGCTTTAACAATGGCTTTGGCATTAGCAGATAAAACAAATTCTGATATTGTAGTTGGGACAGATCCTGACTGCGACCGTTTAGGAGTTGCTGTTCGTAATAATGACGGTAAAATGATTCTATTGAACGGAAACCAAACTATGGTTTTAATGACTTCGTTCTTATTGAAACAATGGAAAAAAGCAGGTAAACTTAACGGAAAACAATTCGTTGGCTCTACAATTGTTTCAACTCCAATGATGATGGAATTGGCAACAAGCTACGGTGTTGAGTGCAAAGTTGGATTGACAGGTTTCAAATGGATCGCAAAAATGATCAAAGATTTTCCTGAACTAGAATTTATCGGAGGAGGCGAAGAAAGTTTCGGATTTATGGTTGGTGATGCCGTTAGAGATAAAGATGCTGTTGCTGCAACTTTATTAATATGCGAAGTTGCCGCTCAAGCAAAAGCTGCAGGAAGCTCTGTTTACAAAGAACTTTTACAGCTTTATGTTGAAAATGGTTTCTACAAAGAATTCTTAGTTTCTTTAACCAAAAAAGGAATGGAAGGTTTACAGGAAATCAACCAAATGATGATCGATTTACGCCAAAACCCTTTGAAAGAAATCAACGGACAAAGAGTTATTATGGTTGAAGATTATCAATCATCTATTGCCTTAAATTTATTAGATGGTTCAGAATCTACAATGGATATTCCGAAATCGAATGTATTGATTTATTATACAGAGGATGGTTCTAAAATTTGCGCAAGACCAAGCGGAACTGAGCCTAAAATCAAATTCTATATCAGTGTAAATGCAGAAATAGAATCAGTTTCAGATTTTGACGAAGCAGAAAGTTTCTTAGATCAGAAAATCCAGAACATTATTGCAGATATGCAGTTGAATTAAATAAATCCTTTTTTTGAAAATATTTCCATTTGCAAATAGTCTTTAAAAACAAGGAGTCCAATATTTAAAACTCTGATTTGCATTTCTTAGAAGATGCAAAATCAGAGTTTTTTTATAAAAAAAACTAAAAAGAAATTGAAAACAGTCCAATTGGATTAATTTTGTGCAGTAAAAATTCGTTAACGCGAATTCATTATCACAGAAAAAATAATGCTAAAACTCAGACAAGCATAACCAAGCAGAAAAAATAACATCCAAAAATAAATGAGTAATTTCAAAAAAATAGTCCCTTTTATATACCCTTATAAAAGATACGCATTCTTAAATATCTTTTTTAATATTTTATATGCGCTTTTCAGCACACTTTCGTTCATTGCCTTAATTCCAATGCTTCAAGTTTTATTTGACAAAACCAAAGAAAACTACGAAAAACCTTTATACACGGGAATTTTGAATATTAAAGAATATGGAGAAAATTACTTAAGCTACTATATTACTACTTCAAAAGGAACTCACGAATCTGGATATGTGCTATCTATAATGGTTGCCATAATCATCTCCATTTTTTTATTAAAAAACTTAGCTGATTACTTGGCTATGTTTTTCATTAATTTCTTAAGAAATGGTGTTTTAAAAGACATGAGGAATGCATTGTACAAAAAAACATTAGAACTCCCTTTGGCATTTTATTCTGAAAAAAGAAAGGGCGATGTAATTTCTAGAATTTCAGCTGACGTAAACGAGGTCCAAAATTCATTTTTAGCAATTTTAGAGCTTATCGTAAAAGAACCTTTAACGATTATTTTTACGATCATCGCTATGCTTGTCATTAGTGCCAAACTGACTTTATTTGTTTTCATTTTTATTCCCGTTTCTGGATATATCATTTCATTGATCGGAAAACAGCTTAAAAAACAATCTACCAAAGCGCAAGAAGAACAAGGAAAATTCCTTTCTACTATTGAAGAAACAATTGGAGGATTAAAAGTGGTAAAAGGATACAATGCTGAAAATTATTTTAATAACGTTTTCCAAAATTCGACAGACCGCTTTTTCTCTTTATCAAATAGCATTGGAAACCGTCAAAACCTAGCTTCACCAGCGAGTGAATTTATGGGAATTACCGTAATTGCTATTTTACTTTGGTATGGAGGTCAGATGGTTTTGATAGATAAAACTTTAGAAGGCGCAGCATTTATCGCCTACATGGGATTAGCATACAACATCCTGACTCCTGCAAAAGCCATTTCTAAAGCTTCTTATGGAGTAAAAAGAGGAAA from Flavobacterium sp. KACC 22763 includes these protein-coding regions:
- a CDS encoding glycosyltransferase family 2 protein, which encodes MNLSILIPLLNEEESLKELYTWIIKVMQSNNYSYEIIFVDDGSTDNSWQIIEGFSNENPNVKGIRFMKNFGKSQALHAGFAKAKGDVIITMDADLQDSPDEIPELYEMITAQKFDLVSGWKKKRYDSVVAKNLPSKLFNWAARKTSGVELNDFNCGLKAYKNVVVKNIEVSGEMHRYIPVLAKNAGFGKIGEKVVIHQARKYGETKFGMERFINGFLDLITIWFLSRFGKRPMHLFGAMGSLMFIIGFLAAGYIGISKLYHMYTGMKYSLVTNNPWFYIALTTMILGTQLFLAGFLGEIILRTKNNEARYKVAREVNF
- a CDS encoding DUF4199 domain-containing protein; its protein translation is MINEVIKKNGVTYGVMIGIASALVTATIYAVDLNLFTAWWMGILGIVISLTISIILLSKTKKDLNGVFPFKDAFTTYFIAAVIGILISTTFNIVLFNVVDPGAKDTLSEIMIKYTVGMMQKFGTPASAINEAVAKMKESNPYSTFELLKGSVFAMVVSAIFGLIFAAFFKSKSTQE
- a CDS encoding ABC transporter ATP-binding protein, which encodes MSNFKKIVPFIYPYKRYAFLNIFFNILYALFSTLSFIALIPMLQVLFDKTKENYEKPLYTGILNIKEYGENYLSYYITTSKGTHESGYVLSIMVAIIISIFLLKNLADYLAMFFINFLRNGVLKDMRNALYKKTLELPLAFYSEKRKGDVISRISADVNEVQNSFLAILELIVKEPLTIIFTIIAMLVISAKLTLFVFIFIPVSGYIISLIGKQLKKQSTKAQEEQGKFLSTIEETIGGLKVVKGYNAENYFNNVFQNSTDRFFSLSNSIGNRQNLASPASEFMGITVIAILLWYGGQMVLIDKTLEGAAFIAYMGLAYNILTPAKAISKASYGVKRGNAAAERVLEILEQENTIVSKENAVEKTTFDDNINVQNVNFKYEEETVLKDFSLQIKKGQTVALVGQSGSGKSTIANLLTRFYDVNDGAISIDGINIKDMNLQSLRSLMGLVTQDSILFNDTIKANISLGKLDATDDEIIEALKIANAYEFVKDLPQGIYTNIGDSGNKLSGGQKQRLSIARAVLKNPPIMILDEATSALDTESEKFVQVALENMMQNRTSIVIAHRLSTIQKADVIVVMQKGKIVEQGTHEELIAHNGTYNKLVTMQSFES
- a CDS encoding phospho-sugar mutase, whose translation is MNIAPNILNAVNEWLTPTFDQETQAAVKELMTTSPKELEESFYKNLEFGTGGMRGVMGVGDNRINKYTLGKNTQGLSDYLHKVFPNEPLKVVIAYDCRHNSNTLAKVVADVFSANGIQVYLFSDLRPTPELSFALKYLKCQCGIVLTASHNPPEYNGYKVYWQDGGQIVPPQDKEIVNVIESLGYDKIKFNANENLIQYIDTELDKAFIKSSIENASFNTPAEAKDNLHIVFTSLHGTSIKSIPDVLSQAGYKNVHIVPEQAVPDGDFPTVKSPNPEEPEALTMALALADKTNSDIVVGTDPDCDRLGVAVRNNDGKMILLNGNQTMVLMTSFLLKQWKKAGKLNGKQFVGSTIVSTPMMMELATSYGVECKVGLTGFKWIAKMIKDFPELEFIGGGEESFGFMVGDAVRDKDAVAATLLICEVAAQAKAAGSSVYKELLQLYVENGFYKEFLVSLTKKGMEGLQEINQMMIDLRQNPLKEINGQRVIMVEDYQSSIALNLLDGSESTMDIPKSNVLIYYTEDGSKICARPSGTEPKIKFYISVNAEIESVSDFDEAESFLDQKIQNIIADMQLN